The region CTTACCGCTCACGCTGAATATCTAGGTAAACGCGGTTTCAGGCCTGGCGTGGAATTCCGTCATACCGAGGATGCAAACTCAAAGGGCGAATGGCGTGCAGATTGGTTGTATGACGGTAAAGCATATGACAACGCTGTTGACGCTGAGAGTGTCTTTAAAGATGAGGGGATGATCAGACCTAATCATAATAGGTGGTGGATCAGATCAAAATATAACGGTTATATAGGTTCTCCTGACTGGCAGACTATTGTAGACCTTGATGCTGTTTCTGATCAGGACTATCTGCGTGAATTCAGCTCAGGTGCAAACGGATACGAATCAACCCGTGACAGTTTCTTAGAAGAATTCGGACGTGATATTGAAGCGGCAGATTCAGATCATAGAATCAGTACTGCGTTGATTGCTAAAAGCTGGAATAATTATTCTATTTCGGGTCTTGTTCAGTATGATGAGAATTTGAATTATCGTAATGGTAATAACCCCGGTGATAAAAATCCCACCTTGCAAAAATTGCCTCAGTTAAATGCATATGCCTTTAGGGGAAAATTGTTTGGTACGCCTCTGGAATGGGAAGGTGAAGCTAGTGCTAACTATTTCTGGCGTGAATACGGTATGTCCGGTGGAAGATTTGATGTCCATCCTGAAATCAGCATGCCTCTTTCCGCAGGCGGAATAACTTTTATTCCACGTGCAGGAGTAAGAGCGACATCGTATGTTGTGGACTCTTTCCAGAATGCAAGTTCTAAGGTCAGCAGAGATTCATCTCAGGGGCGCATACTTGCGGATGCCGGAGTCAGCGCATTTTCAGACTTTTTCAGAGTTTTTGATTTAGGTTCAGCTCCTGTCATTTCTAAAGAAAATATAGGTAAAAGCAGTTGGACAAAGATAAAACATAACTTCATTCCACGTCTTGATTACAACTGGGTGCAGGATGATCCTGATCAGGATAAACTTCCGTATTTTGATTCCAGAGATCGTATTACGAATGCAAATGATATTACTTTCTCACTGACAAATGTACTTGATCGTAGTCGATCAATGGTAACATCCGGAAAAGACGGTGAAGCAGTTCTGGAAGATGACTATTTAGAATTTTTCAGATTCCGTCTTGAAGAAGGATACGATATTGATGAGGCTGACCGCTCAACAGATTTAAGTCAGTACGAACGTCGCCCGTTCTCAGATTTAATGGGTGAGATTATTCTTACTCCTTACAACTACGTGAGCCTGACTTCTAAAACATATTTGTCTCCGTATCTCGGTGATATAACCGAGCATGAAAATCTTTTGAAATTCTTTAATGATACATATGGAGAAATCTTATTCGGCTACGACTATCTGCGGAAAATTGATGAATATAAGCGTCAGCAGGATAATGATATGCAGATTATGAGATATGCAGCTAAAGCGTATTTGCCATGGGGACTTGTTGTTACAGGTCAGTACCGTGTGGATGTTGATAGTAGCAAGGATCTTGAAAAAACGGTTTCTCTAGGCTGGAATCATCAGTGTTTTTCCGTTGAAGTCCTCGCATCAACTACAACACTTGATGAACGTTACAGCGTAAACTTTAATCTTATCGATTTTAGTTCATTCTAGTTCTTTAAAAAAATGATTGAAATTTTAAGGCCCCCCGTTCATATGATG is a window of Desulfovibrio sp. UCD-KL4C DNA encoding:
- a CDS encoding LPS assembly protein LptD, with amino-acid sequence MKSRFIILIVCLLLCISGYAYAQELVVVSSPGGNGTAQAEQEWHFSADKVVAENDSEYIQAYGNVIIRSGKSYLKADFARFYQATKWIYLKGNVKAEWEGDFYNAAEAEFDLNNMVGWLKKGRVFVAKPHVYFESEFIEKHNGATYSFKDAKVTACDGENPAWSFEAGEGDITLNGYARLWHSKFKIKGVPVAYTPFMSLPIDQRRQSGLLTPELGSSKKKGIRVSVPYYWAINDEMDLTAHAEYLGKRGFRPGVEFRHTEDANSKGEWRADWLYDGKAYDNAVDAESVFKDEGMIRPNHNRWWIRSKYNGYIGSPDWQTIVDLDAVSDQDYLREFSSGANGYESTRDSFLEEFGRDIEAADSDHRISTALIAKSWNNYSISGLVQYDENLNYRNGNNPGDKNPTLQKLPQLNAYAFRGKLFGTPLEWEGEASANYFWREYGMSGGRFDVHPEISMPLSAGGITFIPRAGVRATSYVVDSFQNASSKVSRDSSQGRILADAGVSAFSDFFRVFDLGSAPVISKENIGKSSWTKIKHNFIPRLDYNWVQDDPDQDKLPYFDSRDRITNANDITFSLTNVLDRSRSMVTSGKDGEAVLEDDYLEFFRFRLEEGYDIDEADRSTDLSQYERRPFSDLMGEIILTPYNYVSLTSKTYLSPYLGDITEHENLLKFFNDTYGEILFGYDYLRKIDEYKRQQDNDMQIMRYAAKAYLPWGLVVTGQYRVDVDSSKDLEKTVSLGWNHQCFSVEVLASTTTLDERYSVNFNLIDFSSF